One part of the Bdellovibrio sp. KM01 genome encodes these proteins:
- a CDS encoding L,D-transpeptidase — MKLLLAALLASTFSVAAFAQSFPEETPLKLSKREEAEKRLMVEDAYEAPKGQLFFEDAYLAGDTDYNDYTNIIVINKKARGNGAQTLRLYTNRRLVLTTPISSGTEEVEYIGKFKGVINGIFKGSRNSHWRHTTRGFYSVKRVYDYNYRSGESKFQMPYAMFFNDARGLAVHQVPPDISGGEANGVAALGQRASSGCVRVKSGQINIIHDAVVRADKGQMPVIDTKTGRQMVDQYGKPQTKVGYRSLVIVEEY, encoded by the coding sequence ATGAAATTGTTGTTGGCAGCGCTTTTGGCGTCCACTTTCTCTGTAGCTGCATTCGCGCAGTCCTTCCCGGAAGAAACACCGTTGAAACTTTCTAAACGTGAAGAAGCTGAAAAACGTTTGATGGTTGAAGATGCTTATGAAGCTCCCAAGGGCCAATTGTTTTTCGAAGACGCTTACTTGGCGGGTGATACTGACTATAACGACTATACGAACATCATCGTGATCAATAAAAAAGCTCGCGGTAATGGCGCTCAAACTCTTCGCCTTTACACAAATCGCCGCTTGGTTCTGACAACGCCAATTTCTTCTGGAACTGAAGAGGTGGAATACATCGGTAAATTCAAAGGCGTGATCAACGGAATCTTCAAAGGTTCTCGTAATTCACACTGGAGACACACAACTCGTGGTTTCTATTCTGTGAAACGCGTTTATGACTATAACTATCGTTCCGGTGAATCTAAATTCCAAATGCCATACGCAATGTTCTTTAACGATGCTCGTGGCTTGGCAGTTCACCAAGTACCTCCAGATATCTCTGGTGGCGAAGCAAACGGTGTAGCGGCTTTAGGTCAACGCGCTTCCTCTGGTTGCGTGCGTGTTAAGTCTGGTCAAATCAACATCATCCACGATGCCGTTGTTAGAGCTGACAAAGGCCAAATGCCAGTTATCGATACTAAAACAGGTCGCCAAATGGTTGATCAATACGGTAAGCCACAAACTAAAGTGGGCTACCGCTCTCTAGTGATCGTGGAAGAGTACTAA
- a CDS encoding winged helix-turn-helix domain-containing protein, which yields MSQFDRTYELGKLYSDRGEFGPAADHLREASEGYFAEKNFSQYLKCQNLLLRIFAEREQTEEINKTKEKLQDLVLNEGFELNSKTYYTLAVCASYKGQTEVALDYVQKALAIALASDNKEDICNAIFGLAMVYSAPGVARYADALKEIYNLEVFFQVYNLPDLKISSLILNGNILAQMKKHEEAVTVLWKAYDALKETRNVVSASYLMIQLGDVYFEMGDKDLARVYLALAQKSIDSENHVRLAKIAQFYASKIGADSQHSYDLVFDEVNHAVTERKLGRIDFKNQFILLDLLRLFVQNQGTIYSKEFLVENVWKQPYDPAIHDNKIYVTIKRLRKLIEPDYEKPKYIFRAKNGYYMNKAARVHFEH from the coding sequence ATGAGTCAATTCGATCGCACCTATGAGCTCGGCAAGCTTTATAGCGATCGTGGAGAGTTCGGTCCCGCAGCGGATCACCTTCGCGAAGCTAGTGAAGGCTATTTCGCTGAAAAGAACTTCTCTCAATATCTCAAGTGCCAAAACTTGTTGTTGCGTATTTTTGCCGAACGCGAACAAACAGAAGAAATCAACAAAACTAAGGAAAAACTCCAAGACCTGGTTTTGAATGAGGGCTTCGAACTAAACTCTAAAACTTACTACACTCTTGCTGTCTGCGCGTCTTACAAAGGCCAAACTGAAGTGGCTTTGGATTACGTACAAAAAGCGCTTGCGATCGCGCTTGCTTCTGACAACAAAGAGGACATCTGCAACGCCATCTTCGGTCTTGCGATGGTTTACTCTGCTCCAGGTGTTGCACGTTATGCTGACGCCTTGAAAGAGATCTACAACCTTGAGGTGTTCTTCCAGGTTTACAATCTTCCTGATTTGAAAATTTCATCTTTGATCTTGAACGGTAACATCCTTGCGCAAATGAAAAAGCACGAGGAAGCTGTGACGGTATTGTGGAAAGCCTACGATGCTCTTAAAGAGACTCGTAATGTGGTTTCTGCTTCTTACCTGATGATCCAATTGGGTGATGTGTATTTCGAAATGGGCGATAAAGATTTGGCTCGCGTTTATTTGGCGTTGGCTCAAAAATCTATCGACTCCGAAAATCACGTTCGCCTAGCTAAGATCGCTCAGTTCTACGCTTCGAAAATCGGCGCGGATTCTCAGCACAGCTATGACCTTGTATTCGACGAAGTTAACCATGCGGTGACTGAGCGTAAATTGGGTCGTATCGATTTCAAAAATCAATTTATCCTTTTGGATCTATTGCGTCTGTTCGTTCAGAACCAAGGCACAATCTATTCTAAGGAATTCCTGGTCGAAAATGTTTGGAAGCAGCCATATGATCCTGCGATCCATGACAATAAGATTTACGTGACGATCAAACGTCTTCGTAAATTGATCGAACCGGATTACGAGAAACCAAAATATATTTTTAGAGCCAAAAACGGCTATTACATGAATAAAGCTGCTCGAGTACATTTCGAGCACTAG
- a CDS encoding LysR family transcriptional regulator has protein sequence METIKSLQGIISFVKVADVGSFSKAAEILNVSKSHISKNIRQLEADLGIALFVRSTRKVQLTHLGERFLETCRESLRSLDSAKQEILDLSDTPRGTLRVTLAGIFGEDYIAPVVIEMAKRYPDLKVELNFSSRIVDLIEEKFDVAIRIGHLENSSLMAQKIASRFEYIVCSKSYLASAPPLKEPQDLIHHNCIGERSSWSFRKRGKSFQVPISGNFKSNNPRVMQKAALAGLGIARLPGSYAFEEIKRGRLVSVLESFNEGKKDIWAVTPIRHKQNINVKVFIQEVKKHLSDDYGHVLF, from the coding sequence ATGGAAACAATAAAGTCGCTCCAAGGAATCATTTCGTTTGTCAAAGTTGCCGATGTGGGAAGCTTTTCCAAAGCGGCGGAGATTTTGAACGTTTCAAAATCCCACATCAGTAAAAACATCCGCCAGTTAGAGGCCGACTTGGGAATCGCGCTATTTGTTCGTTCGACTCGCAAAGTGCAGCTGACTCATCTCGGGGAAAGATTTCTAGAAACATGTCGCGAGTCTTTAAGAAGTCTGGATTCGGCAAAGCAGGAAATTTTGGATTTATCAGACACTCCTCGTGGAACCTTGCGAGTGACGTTGGCTGGAATTTTCGGTGAAGACTATATTGCGCCTGTGGTGATTGAAATGGCCAAGCGCTATCCGGATTTGAAAGTCGAACTTAATTTCTCCTCGCGAATTGTGGATTTAATTGAGGAAAAGTTCGATGTCGCGATTCGTATCGGACACCTTGAGAACTCTTCATTAATGGCGCAAAAAATTGCCTCTCGTTTTGAATATATTGTTTGTTCCAAAAGTTATCTGGCATCAGCTCCTCCCCTGAAAGAGCCTCAGGACTTGATTCATCACAACTGTATTGGCGAGCGCAGCTCGTGGAGTTTCAGAAAGCGGGGAAAAAGTTTTCAGGTTCCAATTTCAGGAAATTTCAAAAGCAATAACCCCAGAGTCATGCAAAAGGCTGCCCTGGCGGGTTTGGGAATCGCTCGTCTTCCGGGTTCCTATGCTTTTGAGGAGATCAAACGCGGGCGCCTGGTTTCGGTTTTGGAAAGTTTTAACGAAGGAAAAAAAGACATTTGGGCGGTAACGCCGATCCGTCACAAACAAAACATTAACGTGAAAGTCTTTATCCAAGAGGTTAAGAAGCATCTTTCCGACGATTATGGACACGTATTATTCTAA